A portion of the Spirochaetales bacterium genome contains these proteins:
- a CDS encoding VWA domain-containing protein, whose amino-acid sequence MRRNYIIIVYVVILLSVSVAVGAIPLDLIIMVDTSESMEAYFDDLVHFLITGIIEKNLQKGDVFHLIRFSDRPVHEMTQTITGTESIKAIERELYFLKQKLLFGRYTDLVEAIRFTIEYAEGLTTQNNKKMLLLTDGIHEPPPESRFAHMDPESVKAEVKKYAQSIIRKNGWSVHILRIPLNGTAVDVQKSDEVVKDREHVASGTRDDTGDETKVRPEPSGDTEGGDEKIKGDDSILDIFSDNTDSTIVDYNKEEKSDLPYKSGGFPRLEFPGDLGRQGTIIAIPFHIENFQHRDIIIKLVSLETHGRNILHGSVSPKRVPANTRVPFRVRIKLPPDFPKGPAELPISLTFGDDNRISPREGVIGFYYTGDVGVNFMPFVIENFQCILIILIIIALLVILFVFIRKRIFEGIFSDFIRPAEWGERAKPGFIEGDTLIEMRVSFQNPHIGFRNIHKIDENKRLSVGGGLSSFLVFLIPVPSHIAEISCENGVYVFTPIREELFPDLSGPVKNCLNKEIPLVSSHNYRTYLVFTRYESPLLKLNRILHSVEQ is encoded by the coding sequence ATGAGGAGAAATTACATTATTATCGTATATGTTGTCATCCTCCTGTCCGTTTCCGTCGCCGTCGGCGCAATCCCCCTCGACCTCATTATCATGGTCGATACGTCGGAAAGCATGGAAGCGTATTTCGATGATCTTGTGCATTTTCTCATCACCGGGATCATCGAAAAGAATCTCCAGAAAGGTGATGTGTTCCATCTTATACGGTTTTCCGACCGGCCTGTCCATGAAATGACCCAGACCATTACCGGCACCGAATCGATAAAGGCGATCGAAAGGGAGCTTTACTTTCTCAAGCAGAAGCTGCTTTTCGGAAGGTATACGGACCTGGTCGAGGCGATCCGATTCACCATCGAATACGCCGAAGGCCTTACGACGCAAAACAACAAGAAAATGCTGCTTCTCACCGACGGCATCCATGAACCTCCGCCCGAAAGCCGGTTCGCGCATATGGACCCCGAAAGTGTCAAAGCCGAGGTAAAGAAATACGCCCAATCGATCATCAGAAAAAACGGCTGGAGTGTCCATATTCTCCGCATTCCGCTGAACGGTACAGCGGTTGACGTGCAAAAAAGCGATGAGGTGGTGAAAGACCGCGAACACGTCGCATCCGGCACCCGGGACGATACGGGAGACGAAACGAAAGTTCGCCCCGAACCTTCCGGGGACACGGAGGGTGGCGACGAAAAAATAAAAGGCGACGATTCGATACTGGATATTTTTTCGGATAATACCGATTCGACGATCGTCGATTATAATAAAGAAGAAAAGTCGGACCTCCCGTATAAATCCGGTGGATTCCCCCGTCTCGAGTTTCCCGGGGATCTCGGCAGACAGGGAACAATCATCGCCATTCCGTTTCATATAGAAAATTTCCAGCATCGCGATATCATTATCAAACTCGTCTCCCTGGAAACGCACGGCAGGAATATTCTACACGGTTCCGTCTCCCCGAAAAGGGTTCCCGCAAACACCCGCGTTCCTTTTCGGGTACGAATAAAACTGCCCCCCGATTTCCCGAAAGGGCCCGCCGAGCTACCGATTAGTCTTACCTTCGGGGACGACAATAGAATCTCTCCCCGCGAAGGGGTTATCGGTTTTTATTATACCGGTGATGTCGGGGTCAACTTCATGCCCTTTGTAATCGAAAATTTTCAATGCATCCTGATTATCCTGATTATTATCGCGCTGCTCGTGATTCTCTTCGTGTTTATCCGCAAGAGGATTTTCGAAGGAATATTCAGTGATTTTATCCGGCCTGCTGAATGGGGAGAGCGTGCAAAACCGGGATTCATCGAGGGAGATACCCTTATCGAAATGAGGGTGAGTTTTCAAAACCCCCATATCGGATTCAGGAATATCCATAAAATCGATGAAAACAAACGACTTTCGGTTGGCGGCGGACTTTCATCGTTTCTCGTGTTCCTCATCCCGGTTCCCTCACATATCGCCGAAATCAGCTGCGAAAACGGGGTCTATGTTTTTACCCCGATCAGGGAAGAGTTATTTCCCGACCTTTCGGGGCCCGTCAAAAA